One Mucilaginibacter ginkgonis genomic region harbors:
- a CDS encoding TonB-dependent receptor family protein, which translates to MKFFYKIYILATLCAIGLTASAQDKTQKRIELDSVIIRETRAKHLPDVTGTTINAGKKTFLVLPTEGKANLAGNNARMLFAQVPGVNVWEMDGAGLQLNIGTRGTDTHRSIETNFRQNGYNTNSDIFGYPENHYTQPLLGVQEVQIVRGSAALQYGSQFGGMVNMIMKGPDSTKKFGIESYQNAGSNNFFNSYNAISGTSGKISYYAYYSNRSGDGWRPDAAFSYKVYYAHIAYQFNAKGTIALEFSRMDYRQQIAGGLTDAQFDANNRQATRFRNFFNPEINIPALIFNYNFNPNTKLNIISHVIIGQRNSVQFIANPNVPDTVNTALKSYNPRQVDRDYYKGFTAEARLLHNYKLGDMMSTFTGGVRYFTETTNRRQKGIGTTGTDFDLSIVQPYGIDVNLHTDNYAAFAENIFRITPKFSVTPGFRYELIKTSLDGVVNNRTFPVNYNSQRSFPLFGTGLQYQLTANGQLYGNISQAYRPYIYASVTPADQFSVIDPNLKDSKGYDIDLGYRGRVGYIFSYDVNLFRVYYGNRVGNLTLTNASNISYLYVTNIGNMVAKGIEAFTEVSLLRSFNHSSVSDIRLFNSFQYDHARYISGVYSQGGKILPLTGNYAEGTPEWIDRAGLTYLDRHITATLQYSYVGKNFSDANNTTFNAIGASGIVPAYHVFDLAFKYSFLKHYQFTCNINNMFDAKYFTRRINMYPGPGILPAEGRTFNIGVGIKI; encoded by the coding sequence ATGAAATTCTTTTACAAGATATATATCCTTGCTACGCTGTGCGCTATCGGCTTAACTGCATCGGCCCAGGATAAAACACAAAAACGCATTGAGCTTGATAGCGTGATCATACGCGAAACACGGGCAAAACACCTTCCCGATGTAACGGGTACTACTATTAACGCCGGTAAAAAAACTTTTTTGGTGTTACCAACAGAAGGCAAAGCAAACTTAGCCGGAAACAACGCCCGTATGCTTTTTGCGCAAGTACCAGGCGTTAACGTTTGGGAGATGGACGGTGCAGGGCTGCAACTAAACATCGGCACCCGCGGTACGGATACGCATCGTTCTATCGAGACAAACTTCAGGCAGAATGGTTATAATACCAACTCTGACATATTTGGCTACCCCGAGAACCACTATACCCAACCTTTGCTTGGCGTTCAGGAAGTGCAGATAGTGCGCGGATCTGCAGCGTTGCAGTATGGCAGCCAGTTTGGCGGCATGGTTAACATGATCATGAAAGGGCCCGACAGTACAAAGAAATTCGGCATTGAAAGTTATCAAAACGCAGGGTCAAACAATTTCTTTAACTCGTACAATGCTATCAGCGGCACCAGCGGAAAGATCAGTTATTACGCCTATTATTCTAACCGCAGCGGTGACGGATGGCGCCCTGATGCCGCTTTTAGCTACAAGGTTTATTATGCACACATAGCTTATCAATTTAATGCCAAAGGCACTATAGCTTTAGAATTTTCTAGGATGGATTATCGCCAGCAGATAGCCGGCGGTTTAACAGATGCCCAGTTTGATGCCAACAACAGGCAGGCAACCCGTTTCAGGAACTTCTTTAACCCAGAGATCAACATCCCGGCGCTGATCTTTAATTACAACTTTAACCCTAACACTAAATTGAATATTATCAGCCATGTCATTATCGGTCAGCGAAACAGTGTGCAATTTATTGCCAACCCCAACGTGCCCGATACGGTAAACACTGCATTAAAAAGCTACAACCCCCGCCAGGTTGACCGCGACTATTACAAAGGCTTTACCGCAGAAGCCCGCCTGCTGCATAATTATAAACTGGGCGATATGATGAGCACCTTCACCGGCGGTGTGCGCTATTTTACCGAAACAACCAATCGCAGGCAAAAAGGCATTGGCACCACCGGCACAGATTTCGACCTGAGCATTGTGCAGCCTTATGGTATAGATGTTAACCTGCATACAGATAACTATGCCGCCTTCGCGGAAAATATTTTCCGCATTACACCTAAATTCTCGGTAACGCCGGGCTTCAGGTATGAGCTGATCAAAACCTCGTTAGATGGCGTTGTAAATAACCGGACGTTTCCTGTAAATTATAACAGTCAGCGCAGTTTCCCCCTGTTCGGTACAGGCCTGCAATATCAGCTTACTGCTAACGGACAGCTTTATGGCAACATCTCACAGGCTTACAGGCCATACATTTACGCGAGCGTTACCCCTGCCGACCAGTTCAGCGTGATCGACCCCAATCTTAAAGACAGCAAGGGCTATGACATCGACCTGGGATACCGTGGCCGCGTAGGTTATATTTTTAGTTACGACGTTAATCTGTTTCGCGTTTATTACGGCAACCGTGTGGGTAATTTAACGCTTACCAATGCGAGTAATATCTCGTACCTGTATGTGACCAACATTGGTAACATGGTTGCCAAAGGTATCGAGGCGTTTACTGAGGTATCGCTGCTGCGTTCATTCAACCACTCATCAGTAAGCGACATCAGGTTGTTCAATTCCTTCCAGTATGACCATGCCCGCTACATAAGCGGCGTGTATAGCCAGGGCGGTAAAATCCTGCCGCTTACCGGAAACTATGCCGAGGGAACCCCGGAGTGGATTGACCGCGCTGGTTTAACTTACCTGGACAGGCATATAACCGCTACCCTGCAATATAGCTATGTGGGTAAGAACTTTAGCGATGCCAACAACACCACATTTAACGCGATTGGCGCAAGCGGTATAGTGCCGGCGTATCATGTTTTTGATTTGGCGTTTAAATATTCATTCCTGAAACATTACCAGTTTACCTGCAACATCAATAATATGTTTGATGCTAAATACTTTACCCGCCGCATTAACATGTATCCCGGCCCCGGCATCCTGCCTGCCGAGGGGCGCACATTTAATATCGGTGTAGGGATAAAGATATAA
- the holA gene encoding DNA polymerase III subunit delta, producing MTAQDILKDLKSRKFKPVYLLHGEEPYFIDVVSNYVEHNILPDAEKGFNQSVFYGKDTDIMTVLGAAKRYPMMADYQVVLVKEAQDMKWGKEDDDKKGINPLLSYLDNPLPSTILVFCYKYGKFDKRKKAYKAIDKNGLIFESAALYDNKLPAWIKGYVTSKSYKIAPQASAMLAEYLGNDLSKIANELDKLMLNIAAGQEISLKEIQDNIGISKEYNVFELQTALARKDVFKANQIINYFDANQKANPIVVVLANLNTFFTKILQVHYLKDKSQNGIARELGINPFFAKDYEAAARSFDYGKTMNIISLLRECDLRSKGVDGGAPHGELMKEMLFKILH from the coding sequence ATGACAGCCCAGGATATCCTTAAAGATCTTAAAAGCCGCAAATTTAAACCTGTTTACTTACTGCACGGCGAGGAACCTTACTTCATTGATGTGGTGAGTAACTACGTTGAACACAACATCTTACCCGATGCCGAGAAAGGTTTTAACCAGTCTGTTTTTTATGGCAAGGATACTGATATCATGACCGTTTTGGGTGCTGCCAAACGTTACCCCATGATGGCCGATTACCAGGTTGTGCTGGTCAAGGAAGCACAGGACATGAAATGGGGCAAAGAGGATGACGATAAAAAAGGCATCAACCCGCTGCTAAGTTATCTGGATAATCCCCTGCCAAGCACCATCCTGGTTTTTTGCTATAAGTACGGCAAATTTGATAAACGCAAAAAAGCATACAAAGCGATAGATAAAAACGGGCTGATCTTTGAATCGGCGGCACTTTACGACAATAAGCTGCCTGCCTGGATAAAAGGCTACGTGACGTCCAAGAGTTACAAGATCGCGCCGCAGGCATCCGCGATGCTGGCCGAATACCTAGGTAACGACCTGTCTAAAATTGCCAATGAATTAGATAAGTTAATGCTGAACATCGCGGCCGGTCAGGAGATATCTTTAAAAGAGATTCAGGATAATATTGGTATCAGCAAAGAATACAATGTGTTTGAGTTACAAACCGCGCTTGCCCGCAAAGACGTTTTCAAAGCGAACCAGATCATCAACTACTTTGATGCCAATCAAAAGGCAAATCCAATTGTGGTGGTATTGGCAAACCTTAATACCTTTTTTACCAAGATACTGCAGGTCCATTACCTGAAGGATAAATCGCAAAACGGTATCGCACGCGAATTGGGCATCAACCCATTTTTCGCAAAGGATTACGAGGCGGCGGCACGCAGCTTTGACTACGGCAAAACGATGAACATCATTAGCCTGCTGCGCGAATGTGATCTGCGTTCAAAAGGGGTAGACGGCGGTGCGCCGCACGGCGAGTTGATGAAAGAAATGTTATTTAAGATCTTGCACTAA
- a CDS encoding type I restriction enzyme HsdR N-terminal domain-containing protein, which yields MNVLQPLNLPPYPFKITERDGSYFMFDEIRKKEILVTPEEWVRQHFIRFLIGHKGYPKSLIKVEGGLKLHGMQRRSDILLHNNNGQKIGLVECKAPGVPIDQKVFEQAANYNMVHKVQLLVVTNGLTTYQAQINFEEKNYKFLEELPAYNSGLGNR from the coding sequence GTGAACGTATTGCAGCCGTTAAATTTACCTCCCTATCCGTTTAAAATAACCGAGCGTGACGGCAGTTATTTCATGTTCGATGAGATCCGCAAAAAGGAAATCCTCGTCACACCGGAAGAATGGGTACGGCAGCACTTCATCCGGTTTCTGATCGGCCATAAAGGCTACCCAAAATCATTGATCAAAGTAGAAGGCGGGCTTAAGCTACACGGCATGCAGCGCCGCAGCGATATATTACTGCATAACAACAACGGGCAAAAGATAGGCCTGGTAGAATGTAAAGCGCCGGGCGTGCCCATCGACCAAAAAGTATTTGAGCAGGCTGCAAATTATAACATGGTGCACAAGGTGCAACTGTTAGTGGTTACAAACGGACTTACTACCTACCAGGCGCAAATCAATTTCGAAGAAAAGAATTATAAGTTTCTAGAAGAGCTCCCTGCCTACAACTCAGGCTTGGGGAACAGATAA
- a CDS encoding ATP-binding protein yields MATKAGLFNFSLKKIINPHQSVLDQARVSLLYYALIFSFFAFSATTVVLFLQSQKGDYSYLLYVGILINLIFAVLFKYLTATGDWKSVSHVLLIVVTAFNISNLYIISQVVDIVCIQLILIVILASFYTVGQRYGMFYSMINLVPTMAFMVLRYMHMYLIPIKPEAINPSITIMVILINFILIIFIHSHFYSAFLGNIKQLWSTSAAQSKLNSELEVAIQKAEQSTQAKSDFLSTMSHEIRTPLNAVIGMTNLLMMGTPREDQKENLEILKFSATNLLSIVNDVLDFNKIESGKISFESIRFNIAELLDNICGAQIIKANEKGLSFQIKIDEVLKQRTVLGDPTRITQVIFNLVSNAIKFTQKGNIWVTVTCLDSTANRLLVNFSVKDTGIGIKKDNMALIFEAFAQESMSTTRQYGGTGLGLAIVKRLLDLQHIDIVVNSKENRGSEFSFKMEFEIAAKDSQQRIMTFTPPPPAPKLDLNGTGMSPALPEINTGAHVVGVPVPSTINNPIPPVQEPVAAAPVEEVQDSLSHVRVLIAEDNMVNVMLMKKLLSKWGITPVFAENGAVAVEEMQKANFDIVLMDLQMPVLNGFEATSQIREMSDPKKSGIPIIALTASALLDIKDQVYAVGMNDYVSKPFKPEELKDKMLALLSVPQA; encoded by the coding sequence ATGGCTACCAAAGCGGGCTTATTTAATTTTTCATTAAAGAAGATAATTAACCCCCACCAGTCTGTTTTAGACCAGGCGCGTGTGAGTTTGCTTTACTATGCCTTAATCTTTTCATTCTTTGCTTTCTCGGCAACAACGGTAGTTCTGTTCTTACAATCCCAAAAGGGCGATTACAGTTACCTGCTATACGTCGGTATTTTAATTAACCTGATTTTCGCGGTGCTGTTTAAATACCTTACAGCAACAGGCGACTGGAAATCTGTGTCGCACGTGTTACTAATTGTTGTTACGGCGTTCAATATCAGCAATCTATATATTATTTCGCAGGTTGTAGATATCGTATGTATCCAGCTTATTCTGATAGTTATCCTGGCTAGCTTTTATACGGTAGGGCAGCGTTATGGCATGTTCTACTCTATGATAAATTTGGTGCCTACCATGGCCTTTATGGTGCTGCGCTACATGCACATGTATCTCATTCCGATTAAGCCGGAGGCCATTAATCCATCGATAACCATTATGGTTATCCTGATCAACTTTATCCTCATCATCTTTATTCATAGTCATTTTTACTCAGCTTTCTTAGGCAACATCAAACAGCTTTGGTCTACCAGCGCGGCACAGTCTAAATTAAATTCCGAGCTGGAAGTTGCCATCCAAAAGGCGGAGCAATCAACCCAGGCTAAGTCGGACTTCTTATCGACCATGTCGCACGAGATACGTACCCCGCTGAACGCGGTAATCGGGATGACCAACCTGCTGATGATGGGTACCCCGCGCGAGGATCAGAAGGAAAACCTCGAGATCCTTAAATTCTCGGCAACGAACCTGTTATCGATCGTTAACGACGTACTCGACTTTAACAAGATCGAGTCGGGCAAAATATCTTTTGAAAGTATCCGCTTTAACATTGCCGAGTTGCTTGATAACATTTGCGGTGCACAGATCATCAAAGCGAACGAGAAAGGCTTAAGTTTCCAGATTAAGATAGACGAGGTCTTGAAACAACGTACAGTTTTAGGCGACCCAACGCGTATTACCCAGGTTATTTTCAACCTTGTTAGTAACGCCATCAAGTTTACTCAAAAAGGAAATATCTGGGTTACTGTTACCTGCCTCGATAGCACTGCAAACCGCCTGTTGGTTAACTTTTCTGTAAAAGATACAGGTATTGGTATCAAGAAAGATAACATGGCGCTAATCTTCGAAGCGTTTGCGCAAGAGTCTATGTCCACTACCCGTCAATACGGTGGTACCGGCTTAGGTTTGGCCATTGTTAAGCGCCTGCTTGATCTGCAACACATTGACATTGTAGTAAACAGTAAGGAAAACCGTGGATCTGAATTCTCATTTAAGATGGAATTCGAGATCGCCGCCAAAGATTCGCAGCAGCGCATCATGACCTTTACACCGCCGCCTCCTGCACCTAAGCTGGATTTGAACGGTACGGGCATGAGTCCAGCACTTCCCGAAATTAATACCGGTGCGCACGTTGTTGGGGTTCCGGTCCCATCAACAATAAATAATCCAATACCTCCTGTACAGGAACCTGTTGCAGCTGCACCGGTTGAGGAAGTGCAGGATTCGTTGTCACATGTGCGTGTTCTTATTGCAGAAGACAATATGGTGAATGTGATGCTGATGAAAAAGCTATTATCTAAATGGGGAATCACGCCCGTGTTTGCGGAGAATGGCGCCGTTGCGGTTGAAGAGATGCAGAAAGCCAATTTTGATATTGTGCTGATGGACTTGCAGATGCCTGTATTGAACGGCTTTGAAGCAACTTCTCAGATCCGTGAAATGTCTGACCCTAAAAAATCAGGCATACCAATCATCGCGCTTACCGCATCTGCATTGCTGGACATTAAAGACCAGGTATATGCTGTAGGTATGAATGATTATGTATCCAAGCCGTTTAAGCCCGAAGAGCTTAAAGACAAAATGCTTGCCTTGTTATCTGTTCCCCAAGCCTGA
- a CDS encoding valine--tRNA ligase, translating into MSISKTYQPKDAEAKWYNYWLTNGFLRSVPDEREPYTIVIPPPNVTGVLHMGHMLNNTIQDVLIRRARMKGKNACWVPGTDHASIATEAKVVAMLKEQGINKKDLSREEFLKYAWEWKDKYGGIILEQLKKLGASCDWDRTRFTMEDDLSDAVIDSFIHLYKKGWIYRGVRMVNWDPQGKTAVSDEEVIRKEVNQKLYYIRYAISQNKNNSEPATDNFLTIATTRPETIMADAAICINPNDPRFTHLKGQKAFIPLLNKEIPIIEDEYVDMEFGTGCLKVTPAHDLNDYNLGQKHGLESIDILNDDGSLNERAQILVGEDRFAARKKIAVMLEEAGALEKVEEYKSQVGFSERTDAVIEPKLSMQWFCKMDEMAKPALNDVLNGDVKLIPEKFINTYRHWMENVQDWCISRQLWWGQRIPAWYLPNGKFVVAKTAEEALVEAQQLITDNKQLTIADLRQEEDVVDTWFSSWLWPISVFDGFKNPDNADINYYYPTNDLVTAPEILFFWVARMIMAGHEFRGQKPFTNVYLTGIVRDKLGRKMSKSLGNSPDPLGLIEKYGADGVRVGMLLSSPAGNDLMFDEGYCEQGRNFGNKVWNAFKLVKGWEIDQDLSNPNTVAIQWFESRFNEALQEIEDNFSQYRLSEALMATYKLVWDDFCAWYLEMIKPAYQQPIDAETYKVTVEYFEKILKLLHPFMPFITEELWHDELFGERAPTDCCIVAEMPKVGEINPTLLQQVETIKQIISGIRNIRNSNQIAPKEGVDLAVKLNSTVELERYFNIIRKLGNVQDIRFVKEKLTQAGSFMVLTDEYYVPLQAKLDPVAEQARLQKESEYLMGFLKSVNAKLQNEKFMQNAKQEVVDNELKKRADAESKLKVVNEALAALAN; encoded by the coding sequence ATGAGTATTTCTAAAACATATCAGCCAAAGGATGCAGAGGCTAAGTGGTATAATTACTGGTTAACAAATGGTTTCTTAAGGTCTGTGCCTGATGAACGCGAGCCTTATACCATTGTAATACCACCGCCAAACGTTACCGGGGTGCTGCATATGGGCCATATGTTAAACAATACCATACAAGATGTACTCATCCGCCGTGCACGCATGAAAGGCAAAAATGCATGCTGGGTACCCGGTACAGACCATGCCAGTATAGCCACAGAAGCTAAGGTTGTTGCCATGCTTAAAGAACAGGGCATCAACAAAAAAGACCTAAGCCGCGAAGAGTTCCTGAAATACGCATGGGAATGGAAAGACAAGTACGGCGGCATCATACTGGAGCAGCTGAAGAAATTAGGCGCATCATGCGATTGGGACCGTACCCGTTTCACGATGGAAGATGACCTGTCTGACGCCGTGATCGACAGCTTTATACACCTCTACAAAAAAGGCTGGATATACCGTGGGGTGCGGATGGTAAACTGGGATCCGCAAGGCAAGACCGCTGTAAGCGATGAAGAAGTTATCCGGAAAGAGGTTAACCAAAAGCTATATTATATACGCTATGCGATAAGTCAAAATAAAAACAACTCTGAACCGGCAACTGACAACTTTCTCACTATTGCCACTACCCGTCCCGAGACCATTATGGCCGACGCGGCGATTTGTATCAACCCTAATGATCCCCGTTTTACACATCTCAAAGGTCAAAAGGCGTTCATTCCGCTGCTCAATAAAGAAATACCCATTATTGAAGATGAGTACGTGGATATGGAATTTGGTACCGGTTGTTTAAAAGTTACACCTGCTCACGACCTGAACGATTACAACCTTGGCCAAAAGCATGGCTTGGAAAGTATCGACATTTTGAATGATGATGGCAGCCTGAATGAACGCGCACAGATACTTGTGGGCGAAGACCGTTTTGCGGCACGTAAAAAAATAGCTGTAATGCTTGAAGAGGCAGGTGCGCTGGAGAAAGTAGAAGAATACAAATCCCAAGTTGGTTTTTCTGAACGGACCGACGCCGTGATAGAGCCTAAATTATCTATGCAATGGTTTTGCAAGATGGATGAGATGGCTAAACCTGCACTAAACGATGTATTAAATGGTGATGTAAAACTAATCCCCGAAAAGTTCATCAACACGTACCGCCATTGGATGGAAAATGTGCAGGATTGGTGTATAAGCCGCCAATTGTGGTGGGGGCAGCGTATCCCGGCGTGGTATCTTCCAAACGGTAAGTTCGTTGTTGCCAAGACTGCTGAAGAAGCTTTGGTTGAAGCTCAACAACTGATAACTGATAATAAACAATTGACAATTGCCGACCTACGCCAGGAAGAAGATGTGGTAGATACCTGGTTCTCATCCTGGTTGTGGCCGATATCTGTATTTGACGGATTTAAAAACCCTGACAATGCCGACATTAACTATTACTATCCTACTAATGACCTGGTAACCGCTCCTGAGATATTGTTCTTTTGGGTAGCCAGGATGATAATGGCAGGGCATGAGTTCCGCGGGCAAAAACCGTTTACCAATGTTTATCTAACAGGTATCGTTCGGGATAAGCTAGGCCGTAAAATGTCAAAGTCGTTAGGCAACTCGCCCGACCCGCTTGGGCTGATCGAAAAATATGGTGCAGATGGTGTGCGTGTAGGCATGTTGTTAAGCTCGCCCGCCGGTAACGACCTGATGTTCGATGAAGGCTATTGCGAGCAAGGCCGCAACTTTGGCAACAAGGTATGGAACGCGTTTAAACTTGTAAAGGGATGGGAGATTGACCAAGATCTTTCTAACCCCAATACTGTCGCGATACAGTGGTTTGAAAGCAGGTTCAATGAAGCATTGCAAGAGATCGAAGACAACTTTAGTCAGTACCGTTTATCGGAAGCACTGATGGCTACTTATAAACTGGTGTGGGACGATTTCTGCGCCTGGTACCTGGAGATGATCAAGCCTGCTTATCAGCAGCCGATCGACGCGGAAACTTATAAAGTAACGGTCGAATATTTCGAGAAGATCTTAAAGCTTTTACACCCGTTTATGCCCTTCATAACAGAAGAATTATGGCATGACGAACTGTTCGGCGAACGTGCCCCGACCGACTGCTGTATTGTGGCAGAAATGCCCAAAGTTGGGGAAATTAATCCAACGCTTTTGCAGCAGGTAGAAACTATTAAGCAAATAATTTCAGGCATACGAAATATTAGAAATAGCAATCAAATCGCGCCAAAAGAGGGTGTCGATCTTGCCGTAAAACTTAATTCTACTGTCGAACTCGAAAGGTATTTTAACATCATTAGAAAGCTTGGCAACGTTCAGGATATCAGGTTTGTCAAAGAAAAATTGACTCAAGCCGGGTCATTTATGGTTCTTACAGATGAGTATTATGTGCCTTTGCAGGCTAAGTTAGACCCTGTTGCAGAGCAGGCACGCCTGCAGAAGGAAAGCGAATACCTAATGGGTTTCTTGAAATCTGTGAACGCGAAACTGCAAAACGAAAAGTTTATGCAAAACGCCAAACAAGAGGTGGTTGATAACGAACTGAAGAAGCGCGCCGATGCCGAATCGAAATTAAAAGTTGTAAACGAAGCCCTTGCAGCTTTGGCAAACTAA
- a CDS encoding M13 family metallopeptidase: MRSPITKLTIAAAVCLSANAFAGGIENAPKKPAPRKYIDKANMDPSVRPGDNFYEYANGTWLQRNEIPQKETRWGSFSILHQANTERVLTILKDAGGKTYPKGSVKQRVGDLYNSGMDTAAIERRGYDPIKPDLERISKIFNLSGVINEITYERANALGSPLFGFGVGQDPKHVTRYIVSFNQGGTSLPDRDYYLVDNARNQKVQTAFKQYISTLFQLTGTGAAASQRNAETVFNIEKQLAGAQMSRIAMRDPNKTYNKFSVADFSATTPHLNWAVLMPQMKVNGQDSVLVRQPEFFRSADNILTQISVDDWKTYLTWEILRNSANTLSSPFVKASFAYSSVLSGQQVQAPRTERVAALVDGSIGDLLGQLYIEKYFPPAAKIYMVNLVNNLKITLGDRIKRLDWMSDETKQRALKKLSAFGVKIAYPDKWQTYPGLTFTRDDYAGNLRRLSQWRYNESISHLGKPYEKRFNMTPPTVNANYSPTNNEITFPAGILQFPFFDFGADDAVNYGGIGAVIGHEMTHGFDDQGRQFDADGTLRDWWTKADADKFKTRADLVVNQYDQFTVLDTIHVKGRLTLGENLADLGGLNIAYEAFKKTKEGHSNTKIDGFTPDQRFFLSWAQVWRSKQRPETAASRILTDPHSPEQYRANAPLTNIDAWYTAFDVKPGDKLYKAPADRIKIW, translated from the coding sequence ATGAGATCACCCATAACTAAACTAACCATTGCGGCAGCGGTATGTCTGTCTGCAAACGCGTTTGCAGGCGGCATTGAGAATGCCCCTAAGAAACCTGCGCCCCGGAAGTACATCGACAAGGCCAACATGGACCCAAGTGTAAGACCTGGCGACAATTTTTATGAATATGCTAACGGTACCTGGCTTCAAAGAAACGAGATCCCGCAAAAAGAAACCCGTTGGGGCTCATTCAGCATTTTGCACCAGGCAAATACCGAAAGAGTATTGACGATCCTGAAAGATGCAGGCGGTAAAACCTATCCAAAAGGCAGCGTTAAACAACGTGTAGGCGATCTTTACAATAGCGGAATGGATACTGCTGCAATTGAGCGCCGCGGTTACGATCCGATAAAACCTGATCTGGAGCGCATCAGCAAGATATTTAACCTCAGTGGTGTAATAAATGAAATCACTTATGAGCGTGCAAATGCTTTGGGCAGCCCGCTGTTCGGGTTTGGTGTAGGCCAGGACCCTAAGCATGTTACCCGCTACATTGTAAGCTTTAACCAGGGCGGCACCAGCCTGCCCGACCGTGATTACTACCTGGTAGATAACGCGCGTAACCAAAAAGTACAGACTGCTTTTAAACAATACATCTCTACCCTATTCCAACTTACAGGCACAGGCGCTGCAGCATCGCAACGTAATGCCGAGACCGTTTTCAACATAGAGAAGCAATTGGCCGGCGCTCAAATGAGCCGTATTGCCATGCGCGACCCTAACAAAACCTACAACAAATTTTCTGTCGCCGATTTTAGTGCCACCACACCTCACTTAAACTGGGCTGTGCTGATGCCGCAAATGAAGGTGAACGGCCAGGATAGCGTGCTTGTACGCCAGCCGGAGTTCTTTAGAAGCGCTGATAACATTCTTACACAGATCTCTGTGGACGATTGGAAAACCTACCTTACCTGGGAGATACTGCGTAATTCGGCTAATACACTGAGCTCGCCTTTTGTTAAAGCAAGCTTTGCTTACAGCAGCGTGCTAAGCGGCCAGCAAGTGCAGGCACCGCGCACAGAGCGTGTTGCCGCTTTGGTTGACGGCAGCATCGGCGATTTGTTGGGCCAGCTTTACATCGAAAAATATTTCCCGCCTGCGGCTAAAATCTATATGGTGAACCTGGTAAATAACCTGAAGATCACTTTGGGCGACCGTATTAAACGCCTTGATTGGATGAGCGACGAAACCAAACAACGCGCGCTTAAAAAACTGTCTGCGTTTGGTGTAAAGATCGCTTACCCGGATAAATGGCAAACCTACCCCGGCTTAACGTTTACACGTGATGACTATGCAGGCAACTTGCGCAGGTTATCGCAATGGCGTTATAACGAAAGCATTAGCCACTTGGGCAAACCTTACGAGAAACGTTTTAACATGACGCCGCCGACGGTTAACGCCAACTACAGCCCTACAAATAACGAGATCACCTTCCCTGCAGGGATATTGCAGTTCCCGTTCTTTGATTTTGGCGCGGATGACGCGGTTAATTATGGCGGTATAGGCGCGGTAATAGGTCACGAAATGACCCACGGTTTTGATGACCAGGGCCGACAGTTTGATGCCGATGGCACGCTGCGCGACTGGTGGACCAAAGCTGACGCGGACAAGTTTAAAACCCGTGCCGATTTAGTGGTAAATCAATACGACCAATTCACGGTTTTGGATACCATTCATGTTAAAGGCCGCCTTACTTTAGGCGAGAACCTTGCCGATCTTGGTGGTTTAAATATCGCGTACGAAGCATTTAAGAAAACTAAAGAAGGACACAGCAATACTAAGATCGACGGTTTTACACCAGATCAGCGTTTCTTCTTGTCTTGGGCACAAGTGTGGCGTAGCAAACAGCGCCCCGAAACTGCTGCATCACGCATTTTGACAGACCCGCACTCTCCTGAACAATATCGTGCCAACGCGCCATTGACGAACATAGATGCATGGTATACCGCGTTTGATGTTAAACCGGGTGATAAGCTTTACAAAGCACCGGCAGACCGTATTAAGATCTGGTAA